One genomic region from bacterium encodes:
- a CDS encoding ABC transporter ATP-binding protein, producing the protein MSTRRNADSATPVIRIEGLRKDYVLGAEVVHALRGVDLVVERNEYVAVMGPSGS; encoded by the coding sequence ATGAGCACGCGCAGGAACGCCGACAGCGCCACGCCGGTCATCCGGATCGAGGGTTTGCGGAAGGACTATGTGCTTGGGGCGGAGGTGGTGCATGCGTTGAGGGGGGTGGATCTGGTGGTGGAGCGCAACGAGTACGTGGCGGTGATGGGGCCGTCGGGCTCGG